The region AGAGTCTTAAGGCTTTGGTTGAATGACCAAACAATAAAGACAGGCtgtttagtaaaatataaattttctattGCAAAGACCCACATGCTTGGGTTTTCTTCTTTATGACTTGTTGGAGTCTGCTGTTCTTTTGGAACTCTGCATTAAACAATTcattaaatcattttttctgCAATGTTTTCAGCTGATACTGGTCCATACATCATCATTGACCAAGATTTGAAGAAAAGGTTTTGCACAGATCaagagtttcttttttttaattcagaagtAAGAAACTTGTGTGAAAGCTCTTTGATTTTGACCAAGTGTGTTGGTGAAGCGTTTTACATTGGGGGAGGATCTGTTTTTGGTACAAGAGGAGGAGTCTTTTTTTCTGTCTTATTCTGTACTATCATCCCTCTGCGATCAGATTCATATCTTGTGCTTGCATTGACCAATGGGAGGTTGTGTGTCCAAGAGCAATGAAGAGCCTATGTATCGTCCCTGCCTCGGGATGGGGTGCTGTGGGAgcaaaatggggaggaggacaTCTTCAGGCCGCATCGTTTCGCTTAACAACTTGGTCTCTATTCCTAACCGGATCACCAGCAACGGAAAGAGCAAGAGTTCTTGCATTTTCACTCAACAGGGACGCAAGGGAGTTAATCAGGACTCAATGATCGTGTGGGAAGTAAGCTTCTTCCTCCTCAGTGATGTTTTACTAGAGCTTTTGTGTCAATGTTAAGCAAGGGTTTGGTGTTTGTGTTTCTGTAGGATTTCATGTCTAAAGATGTGACATTCTGCGGTGTTTTTGACGGACACGGTCCTCATGGTCACCTTGTTTCTCGTAAAGTGAGAGAATCTTTGCCTGTGAGGTTACTGTCTTTCGTGAATTCGATTCAGTCGAAGCAAAACGTTTCAAACAAATCAGATAGCCAAGAAGCTgacaaggaggaagaagaagctagtgaggaGGAGGATAAGTTGAAGCTCTTATGGGAAGAGGCTTTCTTGAAAGCTTTCAGTGCTATGGATAAGGAACTGCGTTCCCATCCTAATGTGGAATGCTTCTGCAGCGGCAGCACTGCTGTTACAATCATTAAACAGGTTAATCtttgacaacaacaaaaagatcTCTTTCTTTCCGTTGTATTTGGTTTTGATTGTGTGTGTTTTGATTGTGTTTTCAGGGGTCAAACCTATTCATGGGAAACATTGGGGACTCTCGGGCGATACTTGGATCCAAAGACAGCGATGATTCAATGGTTGCTACTCAGCTAACAGTTGACTTGAAGCCTGACTTAccaagtaataataataatgcttttaacaacattttttttgtgaatattttctttgattttgtcTGATTGTTTTTCAAATGATGTTACTAGGGGAAGCAGAGAGGATCAAACAGTGTAAAGGTAGAGTGTTTGCGCTGGAAGACGAGCCAGAGGTGCCACGAGTCTGGCTACCATATGATAATGCTCCTGGATTAGCCATGGCTAGGGCTTTTGGTGATTTCTGTCTGAAAGACTACGGTGTGATCTCAGTACCCGAGTTCTCTCACCGTGTTCTCACAGAGAGAGACCAGTTCATTGTCTTGGCCTCTGATGGAGTAAAACCGCTGAAACTTTCTTTTCAGGTTCTCTCAGCTTTTTATGAATTGTGCTTTTTACTGATGCTTCCAATTTGATAGGTATGGGATGTGCTAAGCAACGAAGAAGTGGTTGAAGTGGTGGCATCAGCACCAAGCCGAGCATCAGCAGCTAGGCTAGTGGTGGATTCAGCTGCAAGGGAGTGGAAGCTGAAGTACCC is a window of Raphanus sativus cultivar WK10039 unplaced genomic scaffold, ASM80110v3 Scaffold1360, whole genome shotgun sequence DNA encoding:
- the LOC130504111 gene encoding probable protein phosphatase 2C 1 codes for the protein MGGCVSKSNEEPMYRPCLGMGCCGSKMGRRTSSGRIVSLNNLVSIPNRITSNGKSKSSCIFTQQGRKGVNQDSMIVWEDFMSKDVTFCGVFDGHGPHGHLVSRKVRESLPVRLLSFVNSIQSKQNVSNKSDSQEADKEEEEASEEEDKLKLLWEEAFLKAFSAMDKELRSHPNVECFCSGSTAVTIIKQGSNLFMGNIGDSRAILGSKDSDDSMVATQLTVDLKPDLPREAERIKQCKGRVFALEDEPEVPRVWLPYDNAPGLAMARAFGDFCLKDYGVISVPEFSHRVLTERDQFIVLASDGVWDVLSNEEVVEVVASAPSRASAARLVVDSAAREWKLKYPTSKMDDCAVVCLFLDGKMDSDSSDYEEQGYYSSATNAVEESEENQVNAAEPCLQRNVTVRASTENSSFGNVNAEAINDVAEKEKTKEGEQNWSGLEGVTRVNSLVQLPRFSGEETKT